The following DNA comes from bacterium.
AACAACGAACGCCAAGGCCAAAGCCTTCCTCTCATTCCGGTTGCCAATACAAGCCAAATCGCCTCGTGGATCAATAACGCCCCTGTTCCGGAATTGCTCAGGGACACCCAGTACATCAGCCTTTCAAAATATTTATTAGACACTTACGGTGAAGGCCAAAGCCCATTGATTGAGTATGTCGGCGACACCTACGTCTTCGAGTACCCTTCTCTATTTGTCACCACAAATGTCGACGTTGAATCTTTAATTGGAGTAATATGGGAAGATAATTCGGACTTTATCAGATTAATCGAACCGATTGAATTTGAAGGTCAATGCGCATCGGCACCTTTTGCGGACAAATATGAGTATATGGTTTCCGATCCATACGTCAATGGTTCAGGCCAGTATTATGACCGGCAGCAATGGCCGGAATCTCCATATTTCTTGCCCATGATTCATTCCAGCCTGGTATGGAATTTGAATCTGGATCCAAAGGACGAGGAAGGAAATCCTTTGATTTGCGCGCTTGTTGATGTGGGTGTTGACTTGGACCATCCAGACATCCAGGACAGCCTATTTCTTCCCGAAGGCCTTGAAACAGACTTGGTTGACGGAGATGATCTGCCAGAAGCTGGCGACCAAAACCATGGCACCGCATGCGCCGGAATAATGGCCGCTTCGGAAAACGGGAGCATGCTATGCGGCATTTTGCCAAAAGCCAAAATATTGCCCATTCGCGTTTCTGATGATCAATTAAGCATTGATATTCTTAATGTTATTTATGCTATTGACCTAATTAAGACCTGGAAGCAATATAACGACTTAAATATTAAAACCTGCCTCATTAGTGTGGGATACACTAAAGGCGAAGCCTCATTGGGAGATCGGCAGGAGTTGCATGCGAAGATACGGGAGATGGTGCTCGACTTTGATGTTATCTGCGTGACTGGCGCGCATAACCAAGGTGTAAATAACGACATTGATGGCCGAATTTATCCTTCGTCGTATTCCACGGTTATAGCAGTAGGCGGGACCGCAACGGATGAATCCCAACGATGGATCGATTCAAATGAGGGAAGCAATTACGGGCCTTGGGTGGACGTTTATTGCGTAAGCGGGTCGGATGACGAGCCATTGCAGGTTCTTGCTTCCGGCGGAGGAACATACAACTCCAGCGGCACCAGCTGGGCCGCGCCTGAAGTCACGGTCGGCGCATTGGCGCTGTGTGCACTAAAGCCCGATCTTACCTATAATGAATTTTTGGACATAGTTAACAGCCGTTGCGTTCATTACAATTATGATCCCGACGACCAAAGCGACTACACGCCATTCTTCGACTTCGAGGAAATTCTTGAATTTTTAGGCGAAATGAACCTCGGGGGAACAGAGCATGGGGCATACAAGCTTGTAGATTACACCAAGGACCTTGACTGGCTGGTCGCCCGTCCGGATTACAATTTGACCGCAGTCCTGCCGACAGGTTCCAGCGAATCGCCCATTTTCCATATAGTCTCTTTTGATAAATCCACCTTTTCTTGGAGTGACACACCCACCTCAGTTCCCGGATTTTCATACGGCAATTACTCCATCGCGTTTGAAGGTGATACCATATATCTAGCCATAAACGACTTTGGTACAAGCGGATCCACCACAACTAATCCTGATCTGAAAGTTTATACATATGATAACGGATCCTGGGAGTTAGCAGGTGAGGTGGAATCTGGAGGCAGAGTACTAGATTGCTCCCTGTCTGGCGATGGAAATATTCAGGTTTTAACAATGGGTTCTTCAAATAGCCCTGGAAAACTGCATGTTTTCAGTGGGGCATCGCATCAGCAGTACGACACGCCTGAATACGTTTATTATTTTCCAGACAAGGCATATCATTTACGCAACAGCATTCATGCGCTATCAAACGGAGATGTCATTTACGCATATGCGAAGCACTGGTCAGGAATCCATAGCCTTCAGCTTGCATATTTCGATTCTTCTAATGAGGAATGGGCAAGTCCTGTTGAAACGATCTCAACAAGCCTCTGGGACAGCTCTGAAATTGACCTTGATGTTAATGATGACGACGAAATCGCGGTATTATGCCGCGAGATTGTGCAAATGGGACCATATTGGAATTACTTTGTTTCGCTTTACCAAGGCTTTTATGGCGAAATGGAGGGCGGTCCCATAGGCGGAGACCATTTCATTGGCGAGTTGATTACAAGAACAGCTGAGCCGCAGCTTGGGATTGAGTTGCTTGATGACAGTGCCTATTGCCTGTACAGCACCGTTTTTTCCCCTAATGCACCATGGACAAGGTACAATTCCGCATTATGGTGCTTGCCTAATGCACTTATTCCGCCATTTGTGGGCGGAGTGCCAGATATAGCCCACTTGGTATATGTCGATCAAAACGACACAATTGAGTATGACGCTGTATCGCATGACCCCAATTTATCAACAGCGCCTAATGGACCGCTACTAACAGGCAGCCCAACGTCGTTTTCTGGAGACTGCGCGGTGTTTCTTGCTGGGTTTAATAAATGGGATGAAAACGGCAGATATGATTACAAAATCTATCCTGTCTTCGTTCGCCAACGATCCGAGTAGAAGCTCCTTACTCCGCCTTCAGCTCGCGCCCCATAAGCGCGGAAATCGCATCCGCGGGCGTCGCCGCGCCGTCAAGGATGCGGCAGACCTGCTCCGCGATGGGCATTTCCACGCCCATCGAAGCCGCGCGCTCCCGGATCGCGCGCGCGGTCGTGACGCCCTCGGCCACCATCCGCATGGACTCGACGATGGCGTCCGCGGATTCGCCCGCTGCCAGCCGCATCCCGAACCCGAAATTGCGGGACTTGGGGCCGGAACATGTCGTAATCAGGTCTCCCAGTCCCGAAAGCCCCATCAGCGTCTCCGGCCGGGCGCCAAGCGACCGCGCGAACCGCGACATTTCCACCAGCCCGCGCGTGATAAGCACGCTGCGCGCGTTTATCCCCAGGCCCAGCCCCTCGACGATGCCCGCGGCGATGGCGATGATATTTTTCACGCTACCGCCGACCTCCACGCCCGTGACGTCC
Coding sequences within:
- a CDS encoding S8/S53 family peptidase, encoding MILRVFFLVSFAAFVSGLADSCGNRHKQQLLNPMAPKPNPQNQPGTAPNLDESGKVPFLLQTLSIDQRMDALRQVSTLEPPFKVAIMYFPDIDLAELNNERQGQSLPLIPVANTSQIASWINNAPVPELLRDTQYISLSKYLLDTYGEGQSPLIEYVGDTYVFEYPSLFVTTNVDVESLIGVIWEDNSDFIRLIEPIEFEGQCASAPFADKYEYMVSDPYVNGSGQYYDRQQWPESPYFLPMIHSSLVWNLNLDPKDEEGNPLICALVDVGVDLDHPDIQDSLFLPEGLETDLVDGDDLPEAGDQNHGTACAGIMAASENGSMLCGILPKAKILPIRVSDDQLSIDILNVIYAIDLIKTWKQYNDLNIKTCLISVGYTKGEASLGDRQELHAKIREMVLDFDVICVTGAHNQGVNNDIDGRIYPSSYSTVIAVGGTATDESQRWIDSNEGSNYGPWVDVYCVSGSDDEPLQVLASGGGTYNSSGTSWAAPEVTVGALALCALKPDLTYNEFLDIVNSRCVHYNYDPDDQSDYTPFFDFEEILEFLGEMNLGGTEHGAYKLVDYTKDLDWLVARPDYNLTAVLPTGSSESPIFHIVSFDKSTFSWSDTPTSVPGFSYGNYSIAFEGDTIYLAINDFGTSGSTTTNPDLKVYTYDNGSWELAGEVESGGRVLDCSLSGDGNIQVLTMGSSNSPGKLHVFSGASHQQYDTPEYVYYFPDKAYHLRNSIHALSNGDVIYAYAKHWSGIHSLQLAYFDSSNEEWASPVETISTSLWDSSEIDLDVNDDDEIAVLCREIVQMGPYWNYFVSLYQGFYGEMEGGPIGGDHFIGELITRTAEPQLGIELLDDSAYCLYSTVFSPNAPWTRYNSALWCLPNALIPPFVGGVPDIAHLVYVDQNDTIEYDAVSHDPNLSTAPNGPLLTGSPTSFSGDCAVFLAGFNKWDENGRYDYKIYPVFVRQRSE